A part of Primulina eburnea isolate SZY01 chromosome 10, ASM2296580v1, whole genome shotgun sequence genomic DNA contains:
- the LOC140803901 gene encoding uncharacterized protein: MEELKYICKFCNKSFPCGRSLGGHMRSHLINVSSDQAQKNDRKLQKKKLPPHTNGKGNAKIDEIMVFGSRVGSDKTRKFSKSIKKVNTLLQRKLCKECGISFQSWKALFGHMKSHSLSGRIENSLEGDSRDSFDDHRKMNMDNCSDNEAATPFSKKKRSERLKRCTYTANSSSLTNFSSYVSDIDQREQEAVALSLIMLSKDVRKWDGMHSSDSSDNNSELLEAKNISKIVDKNLKNGEFLRFKELKNGKIYSVVVDSEVKTPYSRNGHKKRTEFRADENFKKSKYVDIGCNTSDVSSPKNLIKKSEFDLLEEQDFKKNNKRKFTDSSDSDSTLPVENFKFPLSYSPFDSEDFKKNSKFLCTICKRAFPSYQALGGHRASHKNFKACCAPRNENTENSPIQSDKNTEDKRDFAAKAASEVGFKKGKDHECSICFKIFSSGQALGGHKRSHLISHQTKSNHPSTAPQKPIPEIRDFLDLNMPAPVDEGYSDFKSWWIGISHEQEHDHSHKNEHEPLLGFISS; encoded by the coding sequence ATGGAGGAACTGAAGTATATCTGCAAATTCTGCAACAAAAGTTTCCCCTGTGGCAGATCCTTAGGTGGCCACATGAGGTCTCATTTGATCAATGTTTCATCCGATCAAGCTCAGAAAAATGATCGCAAGTTGCAAAAGAAGAAACTCCCACCTCATACAAATGGCAAAGGCAATGCTAAAATCGATGAGATTATGGTATTCGGAAGCCGAGTTGGTTCGGACAAGacaagaaaattctcaaagtcGATTAAAAAAGTTAATACTTTGCTTCAAAGAAAGCTCTGTAAAGAATGTGGCATAAGTTTCCAATCTTGGAAGGCTTTGTTTGGCCACATGAAATCTCACTCTCTCAGTGGAAGGATTGAAAATAGCTTGGAAGGAGATTCTCGGGACAGTTTCGATGATCATCGGAAAATGAACATGGATAACTGTTCAGATAACGAAGCGGCGACTCCCTTTAGCAAGAAAAAGAGATCAGAGAGATTGAAAAGGTGCACATATACTGCAAATTCATCTTCTTTAACAAATTTTTCATCGTACGTTTCTGATATCGATCAGCGAGAACAAGAAGCGGTAGCTTTGAGTTTGATCATGCTTTCAAAGGATGTAAGGAAATGGGATGGTATGCATTCTTCTGATTCTTCTGATAATAATTCTGAGCTTTTAGAAGCTAAGAATATAAGTAAAATCGTGGACAAAAACTTGAAAAATGGTGAGTTCTTGAGGTTCAAGGAACTCAAAAATGGGAAGATATATTCTGTAGTCGTGGATTCTGAGGTTAAAACTCCATATTCAAGAAATGGGCACAAAAAAAGAACTGAATTTCGTGCAGATGAAAATTTTAAGAAGTCGAAGTATGTCGACATTGGATGCAACACATCCGACGTTAGCTCCCCAAAGAATTTGATCAAGAAAAGTGAATTTGATCTGCTTGAAGAACAAGATTTCAAGAAGAACAACAAGAGGAAATTTACTGACTCAAGTGATTCTGACTCGACTTTGCCTGTGGAAAACTTCAAATTCCCATTATCCTACAGCCCATTCGACTCGGAAGATTTCAAGAAAAACAGCAAATTTTTGTGCACGATTTGTAAAAGAGCTTTCCCTTCTTACCAAGCTCTTGGGGGTCACAGAGCTagccataaaaatttcaaagcCTGCTGTGCTCCAAGAAATGAAAACACAGAAAATTCACCCATTCAAAGTGATAAGAACACGGAAGATAAACGTGATTTTGCAGCAAAAGCTGCATCAGAAGTTGGATTCAAGAAAGGTAAAGATCATGAATGCTCAATTTGCTTCAAGATTTTCTCGTCAGGCCAAGCTTTAGGTGGGCACAAAAGATCACACTTGATTAGTCATCAAACCAAAAGCAATCATCCATCTACAGCTCCTCAGAAACCAATACCCGAAATACGAGACTTTCTTGATCTCAACATGCCTGCTCCTGTCGATGAAGGGTACAGTGACTTCAAATCTTGGTGGATAGGGATCAGCCATGAACAAGAGCACGATCACAGTCACAAGAACGAGCACGAGCCGTTGCTCGGCTTCATCTCCAGCTGA